The Rhipicephalus sanguineus isolate Rsan-2018 chromosome 7, BIME_Rsan_1.4, whole genome shotgun sequence genome includes a window with the following:
- the LOC119400241 gene encoding uncharacterized protein LOC119400241 has protein sequence MADSGASGIVRVKLDLRCVVPHRGPHSLVWTIVDRSKTATIGQFARLVRLKYGVPENAELYLDDALLPRGEPIAMLKDKDTVRFVRAIKQPSSDTCSQPNADSEALPVTGQPIKREVKQERPGSSDGVDVVRAITIKLRSSDSDSRHSDDPESLPVANQPVKREVKRETPDSSDVVRAIKIPSSDSDSHTNDNPEPSSVTDQTIQEMKQECTKRSIKPEVDVVEHVQANNSTDTSWQDHSYASESTTDQCVTARFPAAHSTSTLSDEPTSPTVQNPNATDISESVVVMPDSFSMGMQHHGKKRRMLRRRKGPIEECTRVSESASLLPVAFVWGPVQSDRVDLPTGQQRSCFHGNTPQQNTPPAPARKLPCIVYVTTSAKKVTEPLCRPQCENGQDPQVPVAAGSNPGPPELAVLRPKT, from the exons ATGGCTGACAGCGGCGCTTCGGGCATCGTCAGAGTGAAGTTGGACTTGCGGTGCGTCGTGCCACATCGGGGACCGCACAGTTTGGTGTGGACTATCGTCGACAGATCGAAGACCGCGACGATAGGGCAGTTCGCGCGACTGGTACGACTGAAGTACGGCGTCCCCGAGAATGCCGAACTCTACCTGGACGACGCTCTACTGCCGCGCGGCGAACCGATTGCGATGTTGAAGGACAAGGATACAGTGAG aTTTGTCAGGGCTATCAAACAGCCGTCCTCAGATACCTGTTCCCAACCCAATGCCGATTCAGAAGCGTTGCCAGTAACAGGTCAACCCATTAAGAGGGAGGTCAAGCAGGAGCGTCCAGGAAGCAGTGATGGAGTTGATGTTGTGAGGGCCATCACCATCAAGCTACGATCGTCGGATTCAGATTCCAGGCACAGTGATGATCCAGAATCGTTGCCAGTGGCGAACCAACCCGTTAAGAGGGAGGTCAAGCGGGAAACCCCAGACAGCAGTGACGTTGTCAGGGCCATCAAGATACCGTCGTCGGATTCAGATTCCCACACCAACGACAATCCGGAACCGTCGTCAGTAACAGATCAAACAATCCAGGAGATGAAGCAGGAATGCACAAAAAGAAGCATCAAGCCTGAAGTCGATGTTGTTGAACATGTTCAAGCAAACAACAGCACAGACACTTCTTGGCAGGACCACTCCTATGCCTCTGAGTCGACAACAGATCAGTGCGTGACGGCACGTTTTCCAGCCGCGCACAGCACATCTACACTGAGCGACGAGCCAACCAGTCCAACCGTGCAGAACCCGAACGCGACGGACATATCTGAGAGCGTCGTCGTCATGCCGGACTCGTTCTCAATGGGAATGCAGCACCACGGCAAGAAACGGCGCATGCTACGCAGGAGAAAGGGGCCAATTGAAGAATGCACGCGAGTCTCAGAGTCTGCAAGCTTGCTGCCAGTAGCTTTCGTCTGGGGACCTGTGCAGAGCGACCGAGTAGACTTGCCGACTGGTCAGCAGCGTTCTTGTTTCCATGGCAACACACCGCAGCAGAACACGCCACCGGCTCCTGCTAGAAAACTACCTTGCATAGTGTACGTGACCACGTCCGCCAAGAAAGTCACAGAGCCACTATGTAGGCCCCAGTGCGAGAACGGCCAGGATCCGCAAGTACCCGTTGCAGCCGGCTCGAACCCTGGCCCTCCGGAACTTGCCGTGCTGAGACCCAAGACTTGA